In Micromonospora cremea, the genomic window CAGGCCGGTGAGCTGCGAGACCAGCTGACCCTTGTAGCCGGCCTCGGCGGCGATCCGGATGCTGCCGGAGGTGCCGGTGCCGGTGATCGCGTCGGGAGCGATCAGGCCGGAGTTGTGCACGACCAGCGGGGTCCGTACCTGGTGCTTGAACTGGTCGCGCCAGGTCAGCGTGCCGTCGGCCCAGGTGTCGAACGGGCCGCCGGTGTTGGTGACCTCCACCGTGAAGCTGGCGGTCCGGCCGGGCCGGATCTGCATCCTGGCCGGGGTGACCTTCACCGAGTAGCCCGGCGGCGCCTGCACCGAGGAGGTGTAGGTGCTGGTCTTGTCACTGACGTTGGTGACGGTCCGGGTGACCGTCTGCTTGCCGACCATCCGACCCAGCGAGATCGACGGGTAGTTCAGTTGGGCGGTGTCGATCGCACCGATGGTGTCGCAGCCCTCCAGGTCGCTCAGCCCGTAGTCACCGCCGCGGTCGGCGGAAACCCCGCACAGGTACCGGATCCAGTCCTGCGCGTTGGAGTCGTAGACCAGGCCGGGGTCGAAGGCGCCGCCCGGGTGCACCTGGCCGGCCCCGTAGTTGAGCGGGGTGGCGTCGTAGGTGCGGATCTTGATCGGGTTGCCCTTGTCGGTCTTGTCCACGGTGCTGGTCATCAACGCTGAGCGGACCGCCGCCGGCGACCAGCCAGGGTGCTTGGCCAGCACCAGGGCCGCGATGCCGGCGATGTGCGGCGCCGCCATGGACGTACCCGACTCCAGCGCGAAGTCGTTCCCACCGATGGACGGCGAGAACGCCGCCGCGATGTCCTGGCCGGGCGCGCTGATGTCCGGCTTGAGCAGGTCACTGCCGTTGAGGCCGGACGGGCCCGCCGAGGAGAACGCGGCGACCGAGGGACCTTCGACGATCTCCAGCTTGCTTCCCGAGATGCTCGCCGTGGCCTTGCCGGTGGCGATGTACGCGGTGACCGCGGCTGCGTCGATCTCGTTGATATGCACGGTCGGCACGGTCTGCACGTCGGCGTTCAAGCTGTTCAGCGAGTCGTTGTACAGCACCATGCCGACTCCGCCGGCCTGCGCCACCGCGATGCTCTTGTCGGTACGCGGGATCTCGCCGCGCAGGCAGAGCACGATCGCGCCCTTGACCTTGGCCGGGTCCAGCTCGTCGTCGGCGCAGAGTTCGGCGCCGTAGGTGTCGTTCGGGTCGAGGGAGCTCTCCTTGGCGGAGACCAGCCGCACCGGCCCGACACCACTCTCGCCCATGCCCACCCCGGCGATGGTGGTGCCGTTGCCGAGGGTGAGCGTCCGGGTGTGCTGCCGGTCGGTGGTGCTCGCGGCCACCGTGGTCACCCAGGGGGTCGAGTTGTCGACGGTGTTGGCGTACGGGCCGGCGTTGCCGGCGGCGGCGGACACGAACACCCCGGCGGCGGCGGCGTTGTAGAACGCCGCGTCGATCGCGCTGAACCGCTCGGTGTCGTCGCCGATCGAATAGTTGATCACGTCGACGCCGTCGGCGACCGCGTCGTCGATGGCGTGCACGATGTCGATGTCGGTACCGGTCGCCGAGCCGGCGCCGTCGTCGTAGAGCGCCTTGTAGATCGCCAGCCGGGCGGCCGGCGCCATGCCGGAGATCATGCCCAGGTCCTGGGTGCCCGACTTCGCCGGCACGCCGTGGATGCCGGCCGCGGTGCTGACCGTGTGGGTGCCGTGGCCGTTGCGGTCGCGGGGCGAGGAGAAGTCGTCCGGGAAGGCGTCGGGGATGCCGCTGTCGTTGTACCAGCGGGCTCCGATCACCTTGTTGTTGCAGCTGACCGGCGCCTCGATGCCGACGTCGCAGGTGCCCTTCCACTTGGCGTCGATGGCGGCCTGGTCCGGCCGGGGCGTGGGCAGCGGCGCGAAGCTGGCGCTCTCCGGCCAGTAGCCGCTGTCGATGACGCCGACGATCATGCCTTCGCCCGCGCGGGAGTCCCCGCCGAACTCCTGGTTCCACACCCCGCCCGTGCCGGTCAGGCCCAGGTAGTCGGGGGTGTGCGAGGTGGTCGCGTGCACCTTGTGGCTCTCGTACACCGCCCGTACGCCGCGGGTGGCGCGCAGCCGGGCTGCCTGCGGCCCGGTGAGGTCGGCGGCGAAGCCGTTGAACGCGGTCTCCAGGTCACCCGGGTGCGGTCGGCCGGCACGCCGACGCCCTCCAGCACGGCCTTGCGCTTCTGGCGCAGGTGCTCCCGGTACGCGGTGGCGCTGCCGGAGGTCCGGTTCAGCTTGCCGCCGGGGGTCGGCTTGGTGGCGGCGATCCCGGGACGCCGCCGGTGTAGGTCGCCAGCGGTTCCTCGGAGAGTTGAACGAGGTAGCGGGCGGTCGGTCCGCTGCTGGCCGGGGCGGCGGTGGCCCCCGCCGGTAGGGTCGTCAGGCCAGCCGCGGCCAGCGCGACGGCGGCCAGCATGCTGACCCCGCGCCTGGTCCGTCCGGGCCGATGTGCGTTCGGTTGTGGCACGTCGTTGCCTCCACGTTCGGTGCCGGCCGCCACGACTGATGACGGTGGCCGAAACCTAGGAGCGGCATCGATCGTCGAGAAGTGCCCGTAACCTGCCGGAAACCTTGGAAACAAGCTCGTAACGTCACGGGTACTTTGCGCGTCATTTTGGGCCCATGGCCCGGGCTGAACCACCCGCCGCCACGCGGGCTCCCCGCTAGCGTCGGACCGGATGGTGACGCGGCAGGGCCGACGGGAGGGGCGGCTGTGAAGGCACTGGTGTGGCGGGGCGCCAACGAACTGGCGGTGACCCAGGTGCCGGAACCGCAGCTGCGCAACGAGCAGGACGCGATCATCCAGGTGCGCAAGACGGTGACCTGCGGCTCCGACCTGCACCTGCTGGGCGGCTACGTCCCCTCCATGGAGCGCGGCGACGTCCTCGGCCACGAGTTCCTGGGCGAGGTGGTCGAAGTCGGCCCCCAGGTGCGTAGGCACAGGGTGGGCGACCGGGTGGTGGTCTGCTCGTTCATCTCCTGCGGTCGCTGTTGGTACTGCCAGCAGCAGCAGTTCTCGTTGTGCGACAACGGCACCACCAACCTGGCGGTCACCGAGAGCGCCTGGGGTCTCGCACCCGGCGGCTGCTACGGCTCCTCGCACGCCCTCGGCGGCTTCGCGGGGAGTCACGCGGAGTACATCCGCGTCCCCTACGCCGACCAGGGGGCGTTTTCCGTCCCGGACGGGGTGAGCGACGCGCGTGCGCTGTTCGCCTCCGACGCCGCCCCGACCGGGTGGATGGGCGCCGACCTGGGCGGCGTGCGGCCCGGTGACGTGGTGGCGGTGTGGGGCGCCGGCGGGGTGGGCCAGATGGCGGCGCGGGCAGCGATGTTGCTGGGCGCCGAGCGCGTGATCGTGATCGACCGTCTGGACGACCGGCTACGGATGGCGGAGACGCACCTGGGGGTGGAGACCCTCAACGACCAGAGCCACGATGTGGGCGGCGAACTGCTGGAACGCAGCGGCGGGCGCGGGCCGGACGTGTGCATCGAGGCGGTCGGGATGGAGTCGCACAGCACCGGCCCGCAGTCCTGGTACGACCAGATCAGGCAGCAGTTGCGGCTGGAACCGGACCGACCGGTAGCCGCCCGGGACGCTATCCACCACTGCCGCAAGGGTGGCAGCGTGTTCCTGCTCGGCGTCTACGCCGGTCTGGTGGACAAGTTTCCGCTCGGCGCGGTGATGAGCAAGGGCCTCACGCTGCGCGGCGCCCAGCAGCACGGCCACCGGTACATCCCGATGTTGCTCGAACGGATGGCGCGCGACGAACTGGTCACCGAGCACCTGGCGACCCACACCATGCCGCTCGACCAGGCTCCGCAGGGCTACGACATGTTCAAGGACAGGACCGACGGTTGCGTACGGGCCGTCTTCGAACCCGCCGGATGACGCCTGCGGTCACCCGAGCCGGATCAGGCCCGGCCCGGCGACGATGTCCGTTTCGTTCTCCTTGACGTCGTGGCCGGCTGCGCAGCGGAGCACCGCGCGGACCGGCTCGCCGCAGCCGTGGTGGGTGACGAGGAGGCCGGGGCCGGTGTCGTCGGCGGCCCAGGTGTCGCCCCAGTTGCGCAGGGCGGTGACCACGGGCAGCAATTCGCGTCCCTTGGGGGTGAGCTGGTACTCGTGGCGGGTGCGCTGCCCCGGCTCCCGGTAGGGGATCCGTTCGAGCAGGCCGGCGGCGACCAGCTCCTTGAGCCGGGCGGCCATGGCGGGCTCGCCGACCCCGACCCGACGGACGAAGTCGTCGAAACGGCGCGTACCGAGCAATGCCTCACGCATGATCAGCATGGTCGATCTGCTGCCGACGATGTCCATCGCGCGGGCGACCGAGCAGTTCGCCATCGACCAGGAGTCGCGGTCGTCACGTAGATCCGCCATGCCACCAGGGTACGGCCTGACTTGCGCGAACGCTAGTCAGGTGCTTGACTGGGCTGCTGCTGGCTTCGTTATGCGAAAGTCAGCCGTGCCAGCCGGCGCTGCCCTGATCGGCGCCGTCCGCCTCTGCGCGTCGCCGCCGACTCCGGCACCTGCGCGGATCGAACCCCTAGGACGCCTCGTGACCGACCAGCGCACCACGGCCCCGATCGGACCAGCACGCCCGCGTCACGCGGGCGCACCCGCGTCGGCCACCACCGCGCGCCCATCCGCTCGCGGCTCCCGCGCGGTGACCCTGATCGCCATGTGCCTGGGCGCGATGATCACGTTCCTCCAGATCACCGCGACCGTGTC contains:
- a CDS encoding S8 family serine peptidase encodes the protein METAFNGFAADLTGPQAARLRATRGVRAVYESHKVHATTSHTPDYLGLTGTGGVWNQEFGGDSRAGEGMIVGVIDSGYWPESASFAPLPTPRPDQAAIDAKWKGTCDVGIEAPVSCNNKVIGARWYNDSGIPDAFPDDFSSPRDRNGHGTHTVSTAAGIHGVPAKSGTQDLGMISGMAPAARLAIYKALYDDGAGSATGTDIDIVHAIDDAVADGVDVINYSIGDDTERFSAIDAAFYNAAAAGVFVSAAAGNAGPYANTVDNSTPWVTTVAASTTDRQHTRTLTLGNGTTIAGVGMGESGVGPVRLVSAKESSLDPNDTYGAELCADDELDPAKVKGAIVLCLRGEIPRTDKSIAVAQAGGVGMVLYNDSLNSLNADVQTVPTVHINEIDAAAVTAYIATGKATASISGSKLEIVEGPSVAAFSSAGPSGLNGSDLLKPDISAPGQDIAAAFSPSIGGNDFALESGTSMAAPHIAGIAALVLAKHPGWSPAAVRSALMTSTVDKTDKGNPIKIRTYDATPLNYGAGQVHPGGAFDPGLVYDSNAQDWIRYLCGVSADRGGDYGLSDLEGCDTIGAIDTAQLNYPSISLGRMVGKQTVTRTVTNVSDKTSTYTSSVQAPPGYSVKVTPARMQIRPGRTASFTVEVTNTGGPFDTWADGTLTWRDQFKHQVRTPLVVHNSGLIAPDAITGTGTSGSIRIAAEAGYKGQLVSQLTGLTAGTSNTVTLHGDGPSWDWSSSNNLPVPLPASISRTTLHVPAGTVNPQVRVTSERPTCSHIDWEDEEGVMECTEFSVNVYDTAGTFVTATVSGRDGAKVTLPQGAGDYILVVEQEFTENLPDGQDGNVYTVTSYLPGAPGSSTGRLTIDPKQRSVQPGATANLTLRWPGLAPGKRYIGQVEFRNANGSLKTVPITVQS
- a CDS encoding winged helix-turn-helix transcriptional regulator, with protein sequence MADLRDDRDSWSMANCSVARAMDIVGSRSTMLIMREALLGTRRFDDFVRRVGVGEPAMAARLKELVAAGLLERIPYREPGQRTRHEYQLTPKGRELLPVVTALRNWGDTWAADDTGPGLLVTHHGCGEPVRAVLRCAAGHDVKENETDIVAGPGLIRLG
- a CDS encoding zinc-dependent alcohol dehydrogenase; translated protein: MKALVWRGANELAVTQVPEPQLRNEQDAIIQVRKTVTCGSDLHLLGGYVPSMERGDVLGHEFLGEVVEVGPQVRRHRVGDRVVVCSFISCGRCWYCQQQQFSLCDNGTTNLAVTESAWGLAPGGCYGSSHALGGFAGSHAEYIRVPYADQGAFSVPDGVSDARALFASDAAPTGWMGADLGGVRPGDVVAVWGAGGVGQMAARAAMLLGAERVIVIDRLDDRLRMAETHLGVETLNDQSHDVGGELLERSGGRGPDVCIEAVGMESHSTGPQSWYDQIRQQLRLEPDRPVAARDAIHHCRKGGSVFLLGVYAGLVDKFPLGAVMSKGLTLRGAQQHGHRYIPMLLERMARDELVTEHLATHTMPLDQAPQGYDMFKDRTDGCVRAVFEPAG